One region of Hymenobacter sediminicola genomic DNA includes:
- a CDS encoding glycosyltransferase, with protein MRVLMLPKWYPNRYDDQDGDFVGRHVAAVAPHAQVAVLFAAVARGPLPSFISLDADLSGPIPTLRYYYRAQPTGFGPLDKVMKLGLYFWCMVQGYQRLVRHWGAPPELVHVHVLLRTGLFAWWLKLTRNLPFVVTEHWTLYLPQNAHRIGWLRRWLTQRVVQAAAGLHTVSDNLRGALAQLGVRNPRTVLIPNVVDTALFHLPAEPSKRAGLLHVAAFNEQAKNLSGLLRVVARLRATQPNIRLRIAGYGPAEAQVKELAAELGLLQEDTVTFLGKLTTEAVATEMRRAACFVLFSNYENLPCVLIEAQASGLPAVATAVGGVPELLPPDGTRGYLVPARDEAALAEALAHVLRQPEQFDAATLRRYAEEHFSYSAVGRQFVSFYQIAVSTP; from the coding sequence ATGCGCGTACTGATGCTGCCCAAGTGGTACCCAAACCGCTACGACGACCAGGACGGAGACTTTGTGGGACGTCATGTAGCGGCTGTTGCGCCACACGCTCAGGTGGCTGTTCTGTTTGCAGCTGTAGCCCGCGGCCCGTTGCCCAGCTTCATCAGCCTCGATGCCGACCTGAGTGGTCCGATACCCACGTTGCGGTATTATTACCGGGCACAGCCCACCGGTTTCGGGCCACTGGATAAGGTGATGAAGCTGGGACTATACTTCTGGTGTATGGTGCAGGGCTATCAGCGGCTGGTGCGGCACTGGGGTGCTCCGCCAGAGCTGGTGCATGTGCACGTATTGCTGCGCACCGGTCTGTTTGCCTGGTGGCTAAAGCTGACGCGCAACCTGCCTTTCGTGGTGACGGAGCACTGGACGCTCTATTTGCCGCAAAATGCGCACCGCATTGGCTGGCTGCGGCGGTGGCTGACACAGCGGGTGGTGCAGGCCGCCGCCGGACTGCATACCGTGTCAGATAACCTGCGGGGGGCTCTCGCGCAACTGGGTGTTCGAAATCCGCGCACAGTACTGATTCCCAATGTGGTAGATACAGCCTTGTTTCATCTACCGGCTGAGCCTAGTAAGCGCGCCGGCTTGTTGCATGTGGCCGCATTCAACGAGCAAGCCAAGAACCTAAGCGGCCTGCTGCGGGTGGTAGCGCGGCTGCGCGCTACCCAGCCTAATATTCGCCTGCGGATTGCGGGGTATGGCCCTGCAGAAGCGCAGGTGAAAGAGCTAGCCGCCGAACTGGGCTTGCTGCAGGAGGATACCGTTACGTTTCTGGGCAAGCTCACTACCGAAGCCGTAGCCACCGAAATGCGCCGGGCTGCCTGCTTTGTACTATTCAGCAACTACGAAAACCTTCCCTGCGTCCTCATCGAAGCCCAAGCCAGCGGCTTGCCGGCGGTGGCAACGGCCGTAGGCGGCGTACCCGAGCTGCTGCCCCCCGACGGCACCCGCGGCTACCTCGTGCCCGCCCGCGACGAAGCTGCCCTGGCCGAAGCCTTAGCTCATGTGCTACGCCAGCCCGAGCAGTTCGATGCCGCCACCCTACGCCGCTACGCCGAAGAGCATTTCAGCTACTCGGCCGTGGGCCGTCAGTTTGTAAGTTTTTATCAGATAGCTGTGTCTACACCATGA
- a CDS encoding M28 family metallopeptidase, with translation MPYVPIKWWQTLALSVALGLPLAPATAQEMPRVRRTIQALTAPAMHGRGYVNKGEQKAAAYLRKRFQELGLQPLTPDYTQSFTLDVNTFPGALNLELSLGMLRFPVLGHSRKLRVGEEFIAAPDSGPGIVGGAFSAVPIVRFDTLVFTNPVAQQQLLQRRWHQGGLAVRAADEQRLATLPQALQQHIDSAALRLTLVPKLTASLAPRQAGQMRLEVLESVWNKIPSTASGPTVALVAVRVDAVLQRQYQTQNIVGFVPGRVQPDSFLVVTAHYDHLGTMGSKAYFPGANDNASGTAMLLELAAYYSRPENRPSYSVVFIAFGAEEAGLVGSRYFVDHPLVPLPRIRFLLNLDLLGTGSEGATVVNGREFPAQFQLLQRLNDKSHTLPSLAARGRAANSDHFPFSERGVPAFFLYTRGGITAYHDVQDRSETLPLTAFASTFGLLRDFLNTLGASSSPAR, from the coding sequence ATGCCTTACGTCCCGATAAAGTGGTGGCAAACTCTAGCCCTGAGTGTAGCGCTGGGGCTGCCGCTGGCCCCGGCAACTGCTCAGGAGATGCCGCGCGTACGGCGCACTATTCAGGCCCTGACGGCTCCTGCTATGCACGGCCGCGGCTACGTAAACAAGGGCGAGCAGAAAGCCGCTGCTTATCTGCGCAAACGGTTTCAGGAATTGGGGCTTCAGCCTCTTACGCCTGACTATACCCAATCATTTACGCTGGATGTGAACACCTTTCCGGGGGCCTTGAACCTGGAATTGAGCTTGGGAATGCTACGCTTTCCAGTGTTGGGGCATTCCCGAAAGCTACGAGTAGGAGAGGAGTTTATTGCGGCTCCTGACTCTGGCCCGGGCATAGTAGGTGGCGCGTTTTCGGCTGTGCCAATCGTGCGCTTCGATACGCTGGTTTTCACCAACCCGGTGGCGCAGCAGCAGCTGTTGCAACGCCGCTGGCACCAAGGCGGCTTGGCAGTGCGGGCTGCCGACGAACAACGACTGGCAACCCTGCCACAGGCTCTTCAGCAGCATATCGATTCTGCTGCGCTCCGACTTACACTAGTACCGAAACTCACAGCTTCACTGGCGCCGCGGCAAGCCGGGCAGATGCGGTTGGAAGTGCTTGAATCCGTTTGGAATAAGATACCCTCAACCGCCAGTGGCCCTACAGTGGCGCTGGTGGCCGTGCGCGTAGACGCCGTCTTGCAGCGCCAGTACCAGACCCAGAATATCGTCGGCTTCGTGCCTGGCCGGGTGCAGCCCGATTCCTTTTTGGTCGTGACGGCCCACTACGACCACCTGGGTACAATGGGCAGCAAAGCGTACTTCCCGGGAGCCAACGATAATGCCAGCGGTACCGCAATGCTGCTGGAACTGGCTGCCTATTATTCACGCCCCGAAAACCGCCCTTCCTACTCGGTGGTGTTCATTGCTTTCGGTGCTGAAGAAGCTGGCCTAGTAGGTTCCCGCTATTTCGTCGACCATCCGTTGGTGCCCTTGCCTCGCATTCGTTTCCTGCTGAATCTGGACTTGCTAGGCACCGGCTCCGAAGGTGCTACCGTCGTGAATGGTCGTGAGTTCCCGGCGCAATTCCAGTTGCTCCAGCGCCTCAACGACAAAAGCCACACACTGCCCAGCCTGGCCGCCCGTGGCCGCGCCGCCAACTCCGACCATTTTCCTTTCTCGGAGCGGGGCGTACCCGCGTTTTTCCTCTACACACGCGGTGGCATCACGGCCTACCACGATGTGCAAGACCGGTCTGAAACACTCCCGCTCACCGCTTTTGCCAGCACCTTTGGCTTGCTGCGGGATTTTCTCAATACGCTGGGCGCATCATCCAGCCCGGCCCGGTAA
- a CDS encoding cell shape-determining protein MreB, with protein MKRFPKTLLFAMLALASAAPLSSCEDNDDNAPVVTDNPSGPTDSAGRVILSGEITANRTLKANEKYLLQGFVYVTSGTTLTIEPGTKIFGDQTTKGALIVERGAKLMAEGTQSNPIVFTSAKAKGSRSYGDWGGVVLVGSAPINQSLSTNMEGGIRGNFGGTNAADNSGSLKYVRIEFAGIPLSTTANSEINGLTLYGVGTGTQIDYVQVSYSGDDSYEWFGGTVNAKHLVAYRGFDDDFDTDFGFTGKIQYGLSLRDPQYADQSGSNAFESDNFNPGTPASGSNAGLPLTAPVFSNMSVFLTAGAPPTTQASGSGVYQSAMHLRRNTSISIYNSVFAGYPEGLRLDGTSTWANVQAGGLDLRGITVANTNTPLRAAGNTGTGAFTDAEVQTWFNGTGKNNSVVASTGLMALGLNANSFNLSGPAFTLQSGSSLLTGAVFTGKTADSFFTNGAYRGAFNGTDNWTQGWTNFDPQNTDY; from the coding sequence ATGAAACGCTTTCCGAAAACGCTGTTGTTTGCTATGCTGGCGCTGGCCAGTGCTGCACCGCTCAGCAGCTGCGAGGACAACGACGATAATGCACCAGTAGTAACGGACAACCCCAGCGGCCCTACCGACAGCGCGGGGCGCGTTATTCTGTCGGGTGAAATAACGGCCAACCGTACGCTCAAGGCCAACGAGAAATATCTATTGCAGGGCTTCGTATATGTCACCAGCGGCACGACACTCACCATTGAGCCCGGCACCAAAATCTTCGGCGACCAGACCACCAAAGGAGCCCTCATCGTTGAGCGCGGCGCCAAGCTCATGGCAGAAGGCACGCAAAGCAACCCTATCGTCTTCACGTCGGCCAAGGCCAAGGGCAGCCGCAGCTACGGCGACTGGGGCGGTGTGGTGCTAGTAGGCAGTGCCCCCATCAACCAGTCGTTGAGCACGAACATGGAAGGTGGCATCCGGGGCAACTTTGGGGGCACCAATGCCGCCGACAACTCAGGCAGCCTGAAGTACGTGCGCATTGAGTTTGCCGGCATTCCGCTTTCGACTACTGCCAACAGTGAAATCAACGGCCTGACCCTGTACGGCGTTGGCACTGGCACCCAAATCGACTACGTGCAAGTATCCTACTCCGGCGACGACTCTTACGAGTGGTTCGGGGGCACCGTGAATGCCAAGCACCTGGTGGCCTACCGCGGCTTCGATGATGACTTTGATACCGACTTTGGCTTCACCGGCAAGATTCAGTACGGCCTGTCGTTGCGCGACCCGCAGTACGCCGACCAGTCGGGCTCCAATGCTTTCGAGTCGGACAACTTCAACCCCGGCACCCCAGCCAGCGGTTCCAACGCCGGCCTGCCCCTCACAGCGCCTGTGTTCAGCAACATGAGCGTATTCCTGACGGCTGGCGCGCCACCTACCACGCAGGCATCCGGTAGCGGAGTGTATCAGTCGGCTATGCACCTGCGCCGCAACACGTCCATCAGCATCTATAACTCGGTATTCGCCGGCTACCCTGAAGGCTTGCGCCTTGATGGCACCTCTACCTGGGCCAACGTGCAAGCCGGTGGCCTAGACCTGCGCGGCATAACAGTGGCCAATACCAATACGCCGCTCCGCGCGGCCGGCAACACCGGCACCGGCGCCTTCACCGACGCCGAAGTACAAACCTGGTTCAACGGCACCGGCAAAAACAACTCGGTAGTAGCCAGCACCGGCCTGATGGCGCTGGGCTTGAATGCCAACTCATTCAACCTGAGCGGGCCGGCCTTCACGCTGCAAAGCGGCTCGTCGCTGCTGACAGGGGCTGTATTCACCGGCAAAACCGCCGATTCGTTTTTTACTAATGGTGCCTATCGCGGCGCCTTCAACGGCACGGACAACTGGACGCAAGGCTGGACCAACTTCGATCCGCAGAACACCGATTATTAA
- a CDS encoding YicC/YloC family endoribonuclease, which translates to MLQSMTGYGVAHRDTDRYSATVEVKSLNSKSMDLTLRLPRFLQERELEIRNLVTKTLVRGKVNLNFDFMRARGAAAQGSVVNQAVLTTAYQELLELSARTGASLEQLTAIAKALPGALRLPAELPVMAEEEDEITWDELLPLVQEALERTNEFRRTEGQTLTTEILAYIDSIRIQLAEIERHDPTRVENVRERLRSHLADLTTSEQFNPVRFEQELIFYIEKLDIAEEKVRLVSHLHYFTETVYLPEPTGKKLAFISQEIGREINTIGSKANDSVVQHLVVGMKEELEKIKEQINNIL; encoded by the coding sequence ATGCTCCAGTCTATGACCGGCTACGGCGTTGCGCACCGCGACACCGACCGTTACTCCGCCACCGTCGAGGTAAAGTCTCTCAACTCCAAATCGATGGACCTCACGCTGCGCCTGCCGCGCTTTTTGCAGGAGCGAGAGTTGGAAATCCGCAATCTGGTAACCAAAACTCTCGTGCGGGGCAAAGTCAACCTCAATTTCGACTTCATGCGGGCCCGGGGCGCCGCGGCTCAGGGTAGCGTAGTCAACCAAGCCGTCCTGACCACTGCCTACCAGGAGTTGCTGGAGCTGAGCGCACGCACGGGAGCGTCATTGGAGCAACTGACGGCAATTGCCAAGGCACTACCCGGCGCGCTTCGGCTACCGGCCGAGCTGCCGGTAATGGCTGAGGAAGAGGATGAAATAACTTGGGATGAGTTGCTCCCACTGGTACAGGAGGCCTTGGAGCGCACCAACGAGTTCCGCCGCACCGAAGGCCAGACGCTCACCACCGAAATCCTAGCCTACATCGACAGCATCCGGATTCAGTTGGCTGAGATAGAGCGCCACGACCCCACCCGCGTTGAAAACGTGCGTGAGCGGCTTCGCTCCCACCTCGCCGACCTCACAACCAGTGAGCAGTTTAACCCGGTTCGCTTTGAGCAGGAACTGATTTTCTACATCGAGAAGCTGGATATCGCCGAGGAAAAAGTACGGTTGGTCAGTCATTTGCACTATTTCACCGAAACGGTATATCTACCAGAGCCCACAGGGAAGAAATTAGCGTTTATTTCGCAGGAAATAGGTCGAGAAATCAACACGATAGGTTCGAAAGCCAACGATTCAGTAGTACAACACTTAGTCGTAGGCATGAAGGAAGAACTGGAAAAAATCAAGGAACAGATCAACAACATTCTGTAA
- a CDS encoding TonB-dependent receptor → MNLTFTRFLALLLVLLGTTSAAWAQTGTIKGTVKDASTQEPIIGASVGVPGTAIGGATDLDGTFTLTKVPAGTYSLVVNSVSYAPKTIPNLQVEPGKVVVINTVLSSSSAALGEVVVTAQRRTNTEVAVISEVRQAQLVAVGVSAEQIVKSQDRDAAQIARRVPGVSIQDNRFVLVRGLTQRYNAVMLNDVLTPSSEVDTRAFAFDMIPSSVIDRMMIFKSGSAELPGDFAGGVIKVYTKRAPEENFTNISLQGGYRTNTTFSDVQKYEGGKYDWLGFDSGKRTIPSNWPSTLNGDISSPLRAAYARQLPNNWAINSAKAAPDLRLSFSMGRRFELGEKQVGTLTSLNYGNYHVATAPTLTFYENGADRNAVDAQFQDESYSNEVRLGVVQNFWMRLNSRSTLEFKNLFNQLGAAETVVRQGADSVVTNDVRAFSERYESRSIYSGQLIGNHELANDKTTVNWVGGFAYTHRTEPDWRRVRYLRPFGATNGDGTPAPFGVATSNQPVLTEASRYFSELNERVESGALNIIHEFTQDSTKEEGGIKLKAGLYAERKDRDFKARYFGYTNVGNTGVTGSGVRTQTIDQVFGPGNLTGQEGGFSLQEGTDPNDSYNASNTLLAGYASLTVPLGKFTGVVGFRGEYNDQVVTSELRGGGLTNGGRRLFSPLPSLNLSYNLTDQMLVRAAYASTINRPEFRELAPFRFYDFNLNADVQGNYALKTAQVQNVDVRWELYPTSGEMLTLGAFYKHFANPIENYLSTSVGGANSLNYAFVNTKSAVSYGVEAEVRKSLAGLSESSLLQRLSLVGNASYIFSQVDLGDVLNVPDASGRVLPTDVSDTQTLTRPLQSQSPYLINLGAYYNDEDRGTQLSLLYNVVGPRIFAVGNKDNPTLYEVPRNVLDLVLTKRLAKHWELRAAWQDVFNQPVKLVQDTDRNNKFSSSDSAYRSFRRGSNTTLGLIFSW, encoded by the coding sequence ATGAACCTGACCTTCACTCGTTTTCTAGCCCTGCTCCTGGTGTTGCTGGGTACTACTTCGGCCGCCTGGGCGCAAACCGGCACCATCAAAGGAACGGTGAAAGACGCCAGCACGCAGGAACCCATCATCGGGGCCAGCGTGGGGGTGCCCGGCACTGCCATTGGCGGCGCCACCGACCTCGACGGTACGTTTACACTCACGAAGGTACCAGCTGGCACCTATTCGCTGGTCGTTAACTCGGTATCCTATGCGCCAAAAACCATTCCCAACCTGCAGGTAGAGCCCGGCAAGGTAGTAGTGATAAATACCGTGCTTAGTAGCTCATCGGCAGCACTTGGTGAAGTAGTGGTGACGGCGCAGCGCCGCACCAACACCGAGGTAGCCGTTATCAGCGAAGTGCGGCAGGCGCAGCTGGTAGCTGTAGGTGTCTCGGCTGAGCAGATTGTGAAGTCGCAGGACCGCGACGCGGCCCAGATTGCCCGGCGCGTGCCCGGCGTCAGCATCCAAGACAACCGCTTCGTACTGGTGCGGGGCCTTACGCAGCGCTACAACGCCGTGATGCTAAACGATGTGCTGACGCCCAGCTCGGAAGTTGATACGCGGGCCTTCGCCTTCGATATGATTCCGAGCAGCGTGATTGACCGGATGATGATTTTCAAGTCCGGTTCCGCCGAACTGCCCGGCGACTTTGCGGGCGGCGTCATCAAAGTATACACCAAGCGGGCCCCGGAGGAAAACTTCACCAATATTAGCCTGCAGGGCGGCTACCGCACCAACACTACCTTCTCCGATGTGCAGAAGTATGAGGGCGGCAAATACGACTGGCTGGGGTTTGACAGCGGTAAGCGCACCATTCCTAGCAACTGGCCCAGCACCCTCAACGGCGACATTTCCAGCCCATTGCGGGCGGCGTATGCCCGCCAGCTGCCCAATAACTGGGCCATCAACTCGGCCAAAGCGGCTCCAGACCTGCGCCTATCCTTCAGCATGGGCCGCCGCTTCGAGTTGGGCGAAAAACAGGTGGGCACGCTTACCAGCCTCAACTACGGCAACTACCACGTGGCTACCGCCCCTACGCTCACGTTCTACGAGAACGGGGCCGACCGCAACGCCGTAGACGCGCAGTTTCAGGACGAATCATACAGCAACGAGGTGCGCCTGGGTGTGGTGCAGAACTTCTGGATGCGCCTGAACAGCCGCAGCACTCTGGAATTCAAGAACCTGTTCAACCAGCTGGGAGCCGCCGAAACCGTGGTGCGCCAGGGTGCCGACTCGGTAGTCACCAACGATGTGCGGGCATTTTCTGAGCGGTATGAAAGCCGCAGCATCTACTCCGGCCAGCTGATTGGCAACCACGAGCTAGCCAACGACAAAACCACCGTCAACTGGGTGGGCGGCTTTGCCTACACGCACCGCACCGAGCCCGACTGGCGCCGGGTGCGCTACCTGCGCCCCTTTGGCGCCACCAACGGCGACGGCACGCCAGCTCCCTTCGGTGTGGCCACGTCTAACCAGCCCGTTCTGACGGAAGCCAGCCGCTACTTCTCCGAGCTAAACGAGCGGGTAGAATCCGGCGCGCTGAACATCATCCACGAATTCACGCAGGACTCTACGAAAGAGGAAGGCGGTATCAAGCTGAAAGCAGGACTGTATGCCGAGCGCAAAGACCGAGACTTCAAGGCCCGCTACTTCGGCTACACGAACGTGGGCAACACTGGCGTGACTGGCAGCGGCGTACGGACACAGACCATCGACCAGGTGTTTGGCCCGGGCAACCTGACGGGCCAGGAAGGCGGCTTCTCGCTGCAGGAAGGCACCGACCCCAACGACTCCTACAACGCCAGCAATACGCTGCTGGCCGGCTACGCCAGCCTGACCGTGCCACTGGGCAAGTTCACGGGCGTTGTTGGCTTCCGGGGCGAATACAACGACCAGGTGGTGACCAGCGAGTTGCGCGGCGGGGGCCTCACCAACGGCGGACGCCGCTTGTTCAGCCCGCTGCCTTCGCTCAACCTCTCCTACAACCTCACCGACCAGATGCTAGTGCGGGCCGCGTACGCCTCCACCATCAACCGCCCCGAGTTCCGGGAGCTGGCCCCCTTCCGCTTTTACGATTTCAACCTGAATGCTGATGTGCAGGGCAACTACGCCCTGAAAACGGCCCAGGTGCAGAACGTGGACGTGCGCTGGGAGCTGTACCCGACTTCCGGCGAGATGCTGACGTTGGGCGCCTTCTACAAGCACTTCGCTAATCCCATTGAAAACTACCTGAGCACGTCGGTGGGCGGCGCCAACAGCCTCAACTATGCCTTCGTGAACACCAAATCGGCGGTGAGCTACGGCGTGGAAGCGGAAGTGCGCAAGTCGCTGGCGGGGCTGTCGGAATCGAGTCTGCTGCAGCGCCTGTCGCTGGTGGGCAATGCCTCTTACATCTTCAGCCAGGTTGACCTCGGCGACGTGCTGAACGTGCCCGATGCCAGCGGCCGGGTACTGCCCACCGATGTAAGTGACACGCAGACCCTGACCCGCCCACTCCAGAGCCAGTCGCCTTACCTCATCAACCTGGGTGCATATTACAACGACGAAGACCGGGGCACGCAGTTGAGCCTGCTCTACAACGTGGTAGGCCCGCGCATTTTCGCCGTCGGCAACAAGGACAACCCTACGCTGTATGAGGTGCCCCGCAATGTTCTTGACCTAGTCCTGACCAAGCGCCTGGCCAAGCACTGGGAGCTGCGCGCCGCTTGGCAGGACGTGTTCAACCAGCCTGTGAAGCTGGTGCAGGACACCGACCGCAACAACAAGTTCTCCAGCAGCGACTCGGCTTACCGCTCGTTCCGTCGCGGCTCCAATACCACCCTGGGCCTCATCTTCTCCTGGTAA
- a CDS encoding VanZ family protein encodes MTELAPPAPRGRSLVGLPLAWAALVLVLTLTPAEDMPVTPPWELLSFDTAAHAFVFVVQAALAVISARRQTRWPWLRQHAYLLLLFACVGFGLLIEVLQMTMNLGRHGEWSDALSDGLGAAIGLLLAYAGRRWWE; translated from the coding sequence ATGACTGAACTCGCGCCGCCCGCGCCACGTGGCCGCTCCTTGGTGGGGCTGCCGCTGGCGTGGGCGGCGCTGGTGTTGGTACTGACCCTGACACCAGCCGAGGACATGCCAGTAACGCCGCCCTGGGAGTTGCTGTCGTTCGACACCGCTGCGCATGCCTTTGTGTTTGTAGTGCAGGCGGCACTGGCAGTCATCTCAGCACGTCGGCAGACCCGGTGGCCCTGGCTGCGCCAGCATGCCTACCTGTTGCTGCTGTTCGCCTGTGTGGGGTTTGGCCTGCTGATAGAAGTACTCCAAATGACGATGAATCTGGGCCGCCACGGCGAATGGTCTGATGCCCTCAGCGACGGACTGGGGGCGGCTATTGGGCTGCTACTGGCCTATGCCGGCCGCCGTTGGTGGGAATAG
- the gcvH gene encoding glycine cleavage system protein GcvH, with product MNLPAELKYTKEHEWVRIEGDVAYVGITDHAQKELGDIVYVDIDTLDKEIAQNEVFGTVEAVKTVSDLFSPISGTVLEVNNHLDGSPESVNSDPYGDGWMVKISIANPAELDALLSAEAYGELVGA from the coding sequence ATGAACCTGCCTGCTGAACTGAAGTACACGAAAGAGCACGAATGGGTACGTATTGAAGGTGACGTTGCCTACGTAGGCATCACCGACCACGCCCAGAAGGAGCTCGGCGACATCGTGTATGTTGATATCGACACGCTCGATAAGGAAATTGCGCAGAACGAGGTATTCGGCACGGTAGAAGCCGTGAAAACGGTATCGGACCTGTTCAGCCCTATTTCTGGTACGGTGCTGGAAGTAAACAACCACCTCGATGGCAGCCCTGAGTCAGTGAATTCTGACCCCTATGGCGACGGTTGGATGGTAAAAATATCTATTGCTAACCCCGCTGAACTCGACGCATTGCTGTCGGCAGAGGCCTATGGTGAGCTGGTAGGCGCATAA